A single region of the Arthrobacter sp. V1I7 genome encodes:
- a CDS encoding sulfate adenylyltransferase subunit 1: protein MSTDNSLLGTDLASPVLSTTLFRFATAGSVDDGKSTLVGRLLHDSKAILADQLDAVARTSADRGFGGAGATGTQAIDLALLTDGLRAEREQGITIDVAYRYFATDRRSFILADCPGHVQYTKNTVTGASTADAVVVLIDARKGVLEQTRRHLSVLQLLRVAHVIVAVNKIDLVDFSEDVFREIEADVQQVGRELGLGRDELNTGGIADLFVVPVSALDGDNVVDRSDRTPWYDGPALLEVLEMLPAADELESHLESFRFPVQLVIRPQGALAPDAVAAGLDAAAYRDYRAYAGQITEGSVKLGDKVSVLTPGQATRTTTVTGIDFAGAELTEAVAPQSVALRLADEFDVARGDTIAAAGPAGGKIPEASADLYAALCWLSPKPLREGAKVLVKHGTRTVQALVRNVTGKLDLANFQLEPTSTLELNDIGHAQLRLAAPLPAENYRHHRRTGAFLVIDPLDGNTLAAGLVKDHPGDHEDERYSI from the coding sequence ATGAGCACCGACAACTCGCTCCTCGGCACCGACCTCGCGTCGCCGGTCCTGTCCACCACGCTGTTCCGCTTCGCCACGGCAGGCTCCGTCGACGACGGCAAGTCCACCCTGGTGGGCCGGCTCCTGCACGACTCCAAGGCCATCCTCGCCGACCAGCTCGACGCCGTCGCGCGCACCTCCGCGGACCGCGGCTTCGGCGGGGCAGGCGCCACGGGCACTCAAGCGATTGACCTTGCCCTGCTGACCGACGGCCTGCGTGCCGAGCGCGAACAGGGCATCACCATCGACGTCGCCTACCGCTACTTCGCCACCGACCGGCGCAGCTTCATCCTGGCTGACTGCCCCGGACACGTGCAGTACACCAAGAACACGGTGACCGGCGCGTCCACCGCAGACGCCGTCGTCGTGCTCATCGACGCCCGCAAGGGTGTCCTGGAGCAGACCCGCCGGCACCTGTCCGTGCTGCAGCTGCTGCGGGTGGCGCACGTCATTGTTGCCGTGAACAAGATCGACCTCGTCGACTTCAGCGAGGACGTGTTCCGCGAGATCGAAGCCGATGTCCAGCAGGTGGGCCGCGAGCTGGGGCTGGGACGGGACGAATTAAATACCGGCGGGATCGCGGACCTTTTCGTCGTCCCGGTGTCTGCGCTCGACGGCGACAACGTCGTGGACCGCTCGGACCGTACGCCCTGGTACGACGGCCCGGCCCTGCTCGAAGTCCTCGAGATGCTGCCCGCCGCCGACGAACTCGAAAGCCACCTGGAAAGCTTCCGCTTCCCGGTCCAGCTCGTGATCCGGCCACAGGGGGCGCTGGCGCCCGACGCCGTCGCCGCCGGGCTGGACGCAGCGGCGTACCGGGACTACCGCGCCTACGCCGGCCAGATCACTGAAGGTTCCGTGAAGCTGGGGGATAAGGTCAGCGTCCTGACCCCGGGCCAGGCCACGCGCACCACCACTGTGACCGGCATCGACTTTGCCGGAGCCGAGCTCACCGAGGCCGTGGCCCCGCAGTCCGTCGCGTTGCGGCTCGCGGATGAGTTCGACGTCGCCCGCGGAGACACGATCGCTGCGGCGGGGCCCGCCGGTGGCAAGATACCGGAGGCGTCGGCCGATCTGTACGCGGCGCTCTGCTGGCTCTCGCCCAAACCGCTCCGCGAGGGCGCCAAGGTGCTGGTGAAGCATGGAACCCGCACGGTCCAGGCCCTGGTCCGGAATGTGACCGGAAAGCTTGATCTCGCCAACTTCCAGCTGGAGCCCACCTCCACGCTGGAACTGAACGACATCGGCCACGCCCAGCTGCGGCTTGCTGCTCCACTGCCGGCGGAGAACTACCGGCACCACCGCCGTACCGGCGCGTTCCTCGTGATCGACCCGCTCGACGGGAACACCCTCGCCGCGGGCCTCGTCAAGGACCACCCGGGCGACCATGAGGACGAGCGCTACTCGATCTGA
- a CDS encoding SRPBCC family protein, translating to MVDVVTRILIRRPRAEVADFAGDPDNASQWYVNIHATQREDSGPLVVGSRIAFTARFLARDLSYTYEIVELVPGERLVMRTSQGPFPMQTAYQWTDADGATLMTLRNTDKPSGFSRMAGPVMALLMRRAMRKDLQRLKAQLEARQPQIE from the coding sequence ATGGTGGACGTAGTGACCCGGATCCTGATTCGACGGCCGCGTGCTGAGGTGGCCGACTTCGCGGGTGATCCGGACAATGCTTCGCAGTGGTACGTGAACATCCACGCCACGCAACGGGAGGACTCCGGCCCGCTCGTCGTGGGGTCCAGGATCGCTTTCACCGCCCGGTTCCTGGCCCGGGACCTGAGCTACACGTACGAAATCGTCGAGCTCGTTCCCGGTGAGAGGCTCGTCATGCGGACCAGCCAGGGTCCGTTTCCGATGCAGACCGCCTACCAATGGACGGATGCGGACGGTGCCACGCTCATGACCCTGCGCAACACCGACAAGCCCTCGGGGTTCTCCCGCATGGCAGGGCCGGTCATGGCCCTTCTGATGAGGAGGGCCATGCGGAAGGACCTGCAGAGGCTGAAGGCCCAGCTCGAAGCGCGCCAGCCTCAGATCGAGTAG
- a CDS encoding RtcB family protein, whose translation METINSRLISWASILDEQTRAQAVSTSRLPFIHPHIALMPDAHLGMGATVGSVIPTVGAIMPAAVGVDIGCGMIAVRTQYVLTDLPADRKPLREGIERAVPLSAGHNNRQITASAEPRLAELRGLAAQAGFDPARYTAKWELQLGSLGSGNHFIEVCVDETEAVWLFLHSGSRGVGNKIAQRHIAEAQSAVQRRGVVLPDRDQAYLEEGTPEFDRYIRELGWAQQFALLNREEMMDRVVRQFERWVGGPVRETQRINCHHNFTAKERHFGKSVWVSRKGAIRAEAGDPGLIPGSMGTASYVVVGLGNPVSLNSSPHGAGRKYSRNAARKAFTLAELKTAMRGIEFRASEAFIDEIPAAYKPIDQVMRDAADLVTIRHKLRQLVNVKGN comes from the coding sequence ATGGAAACCATCAACAGCCGGCTTATCAGCTGGGCGTCCATCCTGGATGAGCAGACCCGCGCGCAGGCCGTGTCCACGTCCCGGCTGCCCTTCATCCATCCGCATATTGCGCTGATGCCGGACGCCCACCTGGGCATGGGGGCCACCGTCGGATCCGTCATCCCCACTGTTGGCGCCATCATGCCCGCGGCGGTCGGCGTCGACATTGGCTGCGGGATGATCGCCGTCCGCACCCAGTACGTGCTCACGGATCTTCCGGCTGACCGGAAGCCGCTGCGGGAGGGCATCGAGCGTGCCGTGCCGCTTTCCGCCGGCCACAACAACCGCCAGATCACGGCGTCCGCCGAACCCCGGCTGGCCGAGCTGCGGGGGCTGGCAGCCCAGGCCGGCTTCGACCCCGCACGGTACACGGCGAAGTGGGAATTACAGCTGGGGTCCCTGGGGTCGGGCAACCATTTCATCGAGGTCTGCGTGGATGAGACCGAGGCGGTGTGGCTGTTCCTGCATTCGGGCTCGCGCGGGGTGGGAAACAAGATCGCCCAGCGGCACATAGCCGAGGCCCAGAGCGCGGTGCAGCGCCGGGGCGTCGTCCTGCCGGACCGCGACCAGGCGTATCTGGAGGAAGGCACCCCCGAATTCGACCGCTACATCCGGGAACTCGGCTGGGCCCAGCAGTTCGCCCTGCTGAACCGTGAGGAAATGATGGACCGGGTGGTCCGGCAGTTCGAAAGATGGGTCGGCGGCCCCGTCCGCGAGACCCAACGGATCAACTGCCACCACAACTTCACGGCCAAGGAAAGGCACTTCGGCAAGTCCGTCTGGGTCTCACGCAAGGGAGCCATCCGGGCCGAAGCCGGCGACCCGGGGCTCATCCCCGGCTCCATGGGCACTGCGTCCTACGTCGTTGTCGGGCTGGGTAACCCGGTATCCCTCAACTCCTCGCCGCACGGAGCCGGCCGGAAGTACTCCCGGAACGCCGCGCGGAAGGCCTTCACCCTCGCCGAGCTGAAGACTGCCATGCGCGGCATCGAGTTCCGTGCCAGCGAGGCGTTTATCGACGAGATCCCGGCCGCTTACAAACCCATTGACCAGGTCATGCGGGACGCCGCGGATCTCGTCACGATACGGCACAAGCTCCGGCAGCTCGTCAACGTCAAAGGAAATTGA
- a CDS encoding ABC transporter substrate-binding protein, which produces MSSTPEKPTPGPPNPQPTPGTTRIVAGESGKPKRRRTLEISIAAGLAVLIGAGAAVASTVSRPNADAAAPAAVAASPATELRLGYFGNITHAPALVGVSQGLIAKNLGDTKLSTQVFNAGPAAIEALNAGAIDATYIGPNPAINSYVKSKGESIRIIAGAASGGAQLVVKPEITSAADLKGRKLATPQLGGTQDVALRAWLGKQGYKTSTDGSGDVAINPTENAQTLKLFQDGKLDGAWLPEPWASRLVLQAGATVLVDEKDLWDKGEFITTVLIVNKNFAAEHPDTVKALLKGHAESVDWLTAAPAADKATTLNAALKESAGAALPPEVIDRSLKNIGFTVDPLAGTYRKLLQDGVDAGTTSQADINGIFDLTALNSVVSEGSSGNRISAQGLGKD; this is translated from the coding sequence ATGTCATCGACGCCCGAAAAGCCCACCCCCGGCCCGCCGAACCCGCAACCGACGCCCGGCACCACCCGGATCGTCGCCGGGGAGTCCGGCAAGCCCAAGCGCAGGCGCACCCTGGAGATCAGCATCGCCGCCGGACTTGCCGTGCTGATCGGCGCGGGCGCCGCGGTGGCGTCCACCGTTTCCCGCCCCAACGCTGACGCCGCCGCGCCGGCCGCCGTCGCAGCGTCCCCCGCCACCGAACTCAGACTCGGCTACTTCGGCAACATCACGCATGCCCCGGCGCTCGTCGGTGTCAGCCAGGGCCTGATCGCCAAGAACCTCGGCGACACGAAACTCAGCACCCAGGTCTTCAACGCCGGCCCGGCCGCCATCGAAGCCCTCAACGCTGGCGCCATCGATGCCACCTACATCGGGCCCAACCCGGCGATCAACTCCTATGTCAAGAGCAAGGGCGAATCGATCAGGATCATCGCCGGTGCCGCCTCCGGCGGGGCGCAGCTGGTGGTGAAGCCGGAGATCACCTCGGCCGCGGACCTCAAGGGCAGGAAGCTCGCGACGCCGCAGCTCGGCGGCACCCAGGACGTGGCCCTGCGCGCCTGGCTCGGCAAGCAGGGGTACAAGACCTCCACCGACGGCAGCGGCGACGTCGCCATCAACCCCACCGAAAACGCCCAGACCCTGAAACTGTTCCAGGACGGCAAGCTTGACGGTGCGTGGCTGCCGGAACCGTGGGCATCGCGGCTGGTCCTTCAGGCCGGCGCGACGGTCCTCGTCGACGAGAAGGACCTGTGGGATAAAGGCGAGTTCATCACCACGGTCCTGATCGTCAACAAGAACTTTGCGGCAGAACATCCTGACACCGTCAAGGCACTGCTGAAGGGCCACGCCGAGTCCGTGGACTGGCTCACTGCCGCCCCGGCCGCAGACAAAGCCACAACGCTGAACGCCGCCCTCAAGGAATCCGCCGGGGCCGCCCTTCCGCCCGAGGTGATCGACCGTTCGCTCAAGAACATCGGCTTCACCGTTGATCCGCTCGCCGGGACGTACCGGAAGCTGCTCCAGGACGGTGTGGACGCCGGCACCACCAGCCAGGCCGACATCAACGGCATCTTTGACCTCACAGCCCTGAACAGCGTCGTGAGCGAAGGCTCTTCGGGGAACAGGATTTCCGCGCAAGGACTCGGCAAGGACTAG
- a CDS encoding ABC transporter ATP-binding protein, with protein MPVVLENLGKRFGDGAPVLDDVNATIGQGEFVALLGASGCGKSTLLNIMAGLEAPTSGALEVPSDGAAFMFQDAALFPWLTARENIELALKLRGVGKADRRVKSDELLELVHLEGAGDKRPHELSGGMRQRVALARSLAQDRQLLLMDEPFAALDAITRDLLHDELERIWKETGRTIVFVTHNVREAVRLGQRVLLLSSRPGRVVQEWQVSEEHRTDAGLAGQLTGVITARLREEIRRHAK; from the coding sequence ATGCCAGTCGTACTGGAAAACCTGGGCAAGCGCTTCGGCGACGGCGCCCCGGTGCTGGACGACGTCAATGCCACCATCGGGCAGGGCGAATTCGTCGCCCTGCTCGGTGCGTCCGGCTGCGGCAAGTCGACCCTGCTGAACATCATGGCGGGACTGGAGGCCCCGACGTCGGGAGCCCTGGAGGTACCCAGCGACGGTGCCGCCTTCATGTTCCAGGACGCGGCGCTGTTCCCTTGGCTGACGGCCCGGGAAAACATCGAGCTGGCGCTGAAGCTGCGCGGCGTCGGGAAGGCCGACCGCCGGGTGAAATCCGACGAGCTCCTCGAGCTCGTGCACCTGGAGGGTGCGGGGGACAAGCGCCCGCATGAGCTTTCCGGCGGGATGCGCCAGCGCGTGGCATTGGCCCGCTCGCTGGCCCAGGACCGGCAGCTGCTGCTCATGGACGAGCCCTTCGCGGCCCTGGACGCGATCACCCGGGACCTGCTCCACGACGAGCTGGAACGGATCTGGAAGGAAACCGGCCGTACCATCGTCTTCGTCACGCACAATGTCCGTGAAGCCGTCAGGCTCGGGCAGCGCGTGCTGCTGCTCTCCTCGCGGCCCGGCCGTGTAGTGCAGGAGTGGCAGGTCAGCGAAGAACACCGTACCGACGCCGGACTGGCCGGCCAGCTCACGGGTGTCATCACCGCCCGGCTTCGCGAGGAGATCCGCCGTCATGCCAAGTAA